From one Staphylococcus kloosii genomic stretch:
- a CDS encoding thiamine-binding protein codes for MDDTLMSIQIIPKTPNNEDVIPYVDEAIKIIQDSGLPYRVGPLETTIQGDMNECLILIQKLNDRMVELEVPSTISQVKFYHVPEGITIETLTGKYDEF; via the coding sequence ATGGATGATACATTAATGAGTATTCAAATTATACCTAAAACGCCTAACAATGAAGATGTTATACCTTACGTAGATGAGGCAATCAAAATAATACAAGATTCAGGTTTACCATATAGAGTGGGACCTTTAGAAACTACAATTCAAGGTGACATGAATGAATGTCTTATTTTGATTCAGAAATTAAATGATCGTATGGTTGAGCTAGAAGTACCAAGCACGATTAGCCAAGTAAAGTTTTATCATGTACCTGAAGGGATAACGATTGAAACATTAACTGGTAAATATGACGAATTTTAA
- the miaB gene encoding tRNA (N6-isopentenyl adenosine(37)-C2)-methylthiotransferase MiaB has protein sequence MNEEQRKHTSINILDERDKKAAKKETKDYSKYFEHVYQPPSLKEAKKRGKETIKYNDDFQIEEKYRNMGKGKTFLIKTYGCQMNAHDTEVMGGILSALGFEATDDINTADVILINTCAIRENAENKVFSEIGNLKHLKKERPETLIGVCGCMSQEESVVNKILKSYQNVDMIFGTHNIHRLPQILEEAYLAKAMVVEVWSKEGDVIENLPKVRAGNIKAWVNIMYGCDKFCTYCIVPFTRGKERSRRPEDIIDEVRDLARQGYQEITLLGQNVNSYGKDIDGLDYGLGDLLEDISKIDIPRVRFTTSHPWDFTDRMIDVIANGGNIVPHIHLPVQSGNNQVLKIMGRKYTRESYLALVNSIKEAIPNVALTTDIIVGYPNETAEQFEETLSLYDEVEFEHAYTYIYSQRDGTPAAKMKDNVPQDVKKERLQILNKKVGYYSEKAMSQYEGATVNVLCEGTSKKDDTVLSGYTEKNKLVNFKAPKSMIGKIVKVKIDEAKQYSLNGTFIEETNKAVVTH, from the coding sequence GTGAATGAAGAGCAGAGAAAGCATACTTCAATTAACATATTAGATGAACGTGATAAAAAAGCTGCTAAGAAAGAAACAAAAGATTACAGTAAGTATTTCGAACACGTTTATCAGCCACCAAGTTTAAAAGAAGCAAAAAAACGCGGTAAAGAAACAATTAAATACAATGATGATTTTCAAATAGAAGAAAAATATCGCAATATGGGGAAAGGGAAAACTTTCCTAATTAAAACATATGGCTGCCAAATGAATGCACATGATACAGAAGTTATGGGGGGCATATTATCTGCATTAGGATTTGAAGCCACTGACGATATTAATACAGCTGATGTTATTTTAATTAATACTTGTGCAATAAGAGAAAATGCCGAAAATAAAGTGTTCAGTGAAATAGGAAATTTAAAACATCTTAAGAAAGAACGTCCTGAAACGCTAATTGGTGTTTGTGGTTGTATGTCACAAGAAGAATCAGTAGTTAACAAAATTTTAAAATCTTATCAAAACGTTGATATGATTTTTGGTACTCATAATATACATCGTTTACCTCAAATATTAGAAGAAGCGTATTTAGCAAAAGCAATGGTTGTCGAAGTGTGGTCTAAAGAGGGCGATGTCATTGAAAACTTACCTAAAGTAAGAGCTGGTAATATTAAAGCGTGGGTTAATATTATGTATGGTTGCGATAAATTCTGTACATACTGTATCGTGCCGTTTACAAGAGGTAAGGAACGTAGTAGACGACCAGAAGATATTATCGATGAAGTGAGAGACTTGGCACGTCAAGGTTATCAGGAAATCACTTTACTAGGACAAAACGTAAATTCCTACGGTAAAGATATCGACGGGCTTGACTACGGTTTAGGTGATTTATTAGAAGATATTTCAAAAATTGATATTCCTCGTGTAAGATTTACAACAAGTCATCCATGGGATTTCACTGATAGAATGATCGATGTGATTGCGAATGGTGGCAATATTGTCCCTCATATACATTTACCAGTACAGTCAGGTAATAACCAAGTATTAAAAATTATGGGACGTAAATATACACGCGAAAGTTATTTAGCATTAGTTAATAGCATTAAAGAAGCTATTCCTAACGTAGCGTTAACGACGGATATTATTGTTGGTTATCCGAATGAAACGGCAGAACAATTTGAAGAAACGTTATCGTTGTATGATGAAGTTGAGTTTGAACATGCATATACTTATATTTATTCACAACGTGACGGCACTCCAGCTGCTAAAATGAAAGACAACGTGCCGCAAGACGTCAAAAAAGAACGTTTACAAATATTAAATAAAAAAGTCGGTTATTATTCAGAAAAAGCAATGAGCCAATATGAAGGTGCTACAGTAAATGTTCTTTGTGAAGGAACAAGTAAAAAAGATGATACTGTATTATCTGGTTATACTGAAAAGAATAAACTAGTAAACTTTAAAGCACCTAAGTCTATGATTGGTAAAATTGTAAAAGTAAAAATAGACGAAGCAAAACAATATTCATTAAATGGTACTTTTATTGAAGAAACTAATAAAGCTGTGGTGACCCATTAG
- a CDS encoding poly-gamma-glutamate hydrolase family protein: MVDKYQSMTQLFQYNQENEDFCIELIDNSSPNLITAVHGGAIERGTSELAQLIARKGDFSFYTFKGCKRNKNNELHVTSRHFDEPQLLQMVPRKKHVLSIHGCNGTKEVIYIGGRDKELKAKLAQAFTNIGITVAPAPHHMSGIHKDNFVNQSTTSQGVQLEITVALRKKLFKNNKFNLYDREDETNWSPRMHELANTCAEILGQLK, encoded by the coding sequence ATGGTAGACAAGTATCAGTCAATGACCCAACTTTTTCAGTACAATCAAGAAAATGAAGATTTTTGCATTGAACTCATCGATAATTCGAGCCCAAACCTCATTACTGCCGTTCATGGAGGCGCAATTGAACGTGGTACATCTGAACTCGCTCAACTCATAGCGCGTAAAGGTGATTTTTCATTTTATACTTTTAAAGGGTGTAAAAGAAATAAAAATAATGAATTGCATGTAACTTCAAGACATTTTGATGAACCACAATTATTACAAATGGTACCTCGAAAAAAGCATGTACTTTCAATACATGGTTGTAATGGGACAAAAGAAGTTATATATATCGGTGGGCGAGATAAAGAATTAAAAGCAAAACTAGCACAAGCGTTTACTAATATAGGCATAACAGTGGCACCTGCACCTCACCATATGTCAGGTATACATAAAGATAATTTTGTTAATCAAAGTACGACTTCACAAGGAGTACAATTGGAAATTACCGTTGCACTACGTAAAAAACTATTTAAAAATAATAAATTTAATTTATACGATAGAGAAGATGAAACAAATTGGTCTCCACGCATGCATGAATTAGCCAATACATGTGCTGAAATATTAGGGCAATTAAAATAA
- the thiW gene encoding energy coupling factor transporter S component ThiW: MNTKKLTLTAMFIAINVVLSSIVVIPLGPIKAAPVQHLINVLCAVFVGPWFGLAQAIISSVLRLIFGTGSAFAFPGSIIGVLLASGFYYYRKHIFMAAVGEVIGTGIIGSLMCIPVAWIIGLDNFVVKPLMLAFIVSSVIGSVISYIILMILKRKGLLKKFLS, encoded by the coding sequence TTGAACACAAAAAAATTAACATTAACAGCGATGTTTATAGCTATAAATGTTGTGTTAAGTAGTATCGTAGTTATACCATTAGGACCAATTAAAGCTGCTCCAGTTCAGCATTTAATCAATGTATTATGTGCCGTTTTTGTTGGGCCTTGGTTCGGACTGGCACAAGCTATTATTTCATCGGTGTTACGATTAATTTTTGGTACAGGTAGCGCCTTTGCCTTTCCTGGAAGTATAATCGGTGTGTTACTTGCAAGTGGATTTTACTATTATCGTAAGCATATTTTTATGGCTGCGGTTGGAGAAGTTATTGGTACAGGTATTATTGGTAGCTTAATGTGTATACCAGTGGCTTGGATTATTGGGTTAGATAACTTTGTAGTTAAACCTTTAATGTTAGCTTTTATAGTTTCAAGTGTTATCGGTTCCGTTATAAGCTACATCATCTTAATGATTTTAAAACGTAAAGGATTATTAAAAAAATTCTTATCATAA
- a CDS encoding TIGR00282 family metallophosphoesterase, with translation MRILFIGDLVGKIGREAISTYLTKLKQHYRPTVTIVNAENAAHGKGLTEKIYKQLLREGVDFMTMGNHTYGQRQIYDFIDDAKRMVRPANFPDEAPGVGMRFIQINDIKLAIINLQGRAFMQDIDDPFKKADILIEEAKKETDYIFVDFHAETTSEKNAMGWYLDGRVSAVVGTHTHIQTADERILPNGTGYITDVGMTGYYDGILGINRDEVINRFITSLPQRHVLPEEGRSVLSGVIIDLDKNGQTKHIERVLINDDHPFN, from the coding sequence GTGAGAATATTATTTATAGGTGACTTGGTTGGCAAAATTGGCAGAGAGGCGATTAGTACTTATTTAACTAAGTTGAAACAACATTATCGTCCAACGGTCACGATAGTTAATGCTGAAAATGCCGCACACGGCAAAGGCTTAACAGAGAAGATTTATAAGCAATTATTAAGAGAAGGCGTCGATTTTATGACTATGGGCAATCATACTTATGGTCAGCGCCAAATTTATGACTTTATAGACGATGCCAAAAGAATGGTCAGACCTGCAAACTTTCCAGATGAAGCGCCAGGTGTTGGTATGCGTTTTATTCAGATAAATGACATTAAACTAGCAATCATTAATTTGCAAGGTCGTGCTTTTATGCAAGACATAGATGACCCATTTAAAAAAGCAGATATATTGATTGAAGAAGCGAAAAAAGAAACGGACTATATTTTCGTGGACTTTCATGCGGAAACAACATCGGAAAAAAATGCAATGGGTTGGTATTTAGATGGTCGTGTAAGTGCGGTGGTCGGGACACATACTCATATTCAAACTGCAGATGAAAGAATATTACCAAATGGCACTGGTTATATTACTGATGTTGGTATGACTGGATACTACGATGGCATTTTAGGTATTAATAGAGACGAAGTAATCAATAGATTTATTACGAGTCTACCGCAAAGACATGTACTTCCAGAAGAAGGTAGAAGTGTACTGTCTGGAGTCATTATTGATTTAGATAAAAACGGACAGACTAAACATATTGAACGTGTGTTAATTAATGACGATCATCCGTTTAATTAG
- a CDS encoding 2-oxoacid:ferredoxin oxidoreductase subunit beta, with the protein MATFKDFRNNVKPNWCPGCGDFSVQAAIQKAAANVGLEPEEVAIITGIGCSGRLSGYINAYGVHGIHGRSLPLAQGVKMANKDLTVIASGGDGDGYAIGMGHTIHALRRNMNMTYIVMDNQIYGLTKGQTSPSSAPGFITKSTPKGNIEQNVAPLEIAISSGAKFVAQGFSSDIKGLTKMIEDAINHDGFSFVNVFSPCVTYNKVNTYDWFKENLTSIDDIEDYDVTDKQKAMQNVLAYESLLKGIVYQDTETPSYESQIAELDDTPLAKKDIKIDENQFNELIGQFV; encoded by the coding sequence GTGGCAACATTTAAAGATTTTAGAAATAATGTGAAGCCCAACTGGTGTCCAGGTTGTGGTGATTTTTCAGTACAAGCCGCGATTCAAAAAGCTGCAGCAAATGTAGGACTGGAACCAGAAGAAGTTGCGATTATCACAGGCATAGGTTGTTCTGGACGATTGTCTGGTTATATTAATGCATATGGTGTACATGGTATACATGGTCGTTCATTACCATTAGCGCAAGGCGTGAAGATGGCAAATAAAGACTTAACAGTTATTGCTTCTGGTGGTGACGGTGATGGCTATGCTATCGGTATGGGCCATACGATCCATGCTTTACGCAGAAATATGAATATGACTTATATTGTCATGGATAACCAAATATATGGTTTAACTAAAGGACAAACTTCACCTTCATCAGCGCCAGGTTTTATAACGAAGTCAACGCCTAAAGGAAATATCGAACAAAATGTAGCCCCATTAGAAATTGCTATTTCTTCTGGTGCAAAATTTGTAGCACAAGGATTTTCTAGCGATATCAAGGGCTTAACTAAAATGATAGAAGATGCGATTAATCATGACGGCTTTTCATTTGTGAATGTATTCTCTCCATGTGTAACTTACAATAAAGTAAACACTTATGATTGGTTTAAAGAGAACTTGACTAGCATCGATGATATCGAAGATTATGATGTTACAGACAAGCAAAAAGCAATGCAAAATGTTTTAGCTTATGAGTCATTATTAAAAGGTATTGTATACCAAGATACAGAAACGCCTTCATATGAATCTCAAATCGCAGAACTAGACGATACACCTTTAGCTAAAAAAGATATTAAGATTGATGAAAACCAATTTAATGAATTAATTGGACAATTTGTATAA
- the recA gene encoding recombinase RecA, with the protein MDNDRQKALDTVIKNMEKSFGKGSVMKLGDNKGRRVSSVSSGSVTLDNALGVGGYPKGRIVEIYGPESSGKTTVALHAIAEVQRKGGIAAFIDAEHALDPVYAEALGVDIDNLYLSQPDHGEQGLEIAEAFVRSGAVDIVVVDSVAALTPKAEIEGEMGDTHVGLQARLMSQALRKLSGAISKSNTTAVFINQIREKVGVMFGNPETTPGGRALKFYSSVRLEVRRAEQLKQGQEIVGNRTKIKVVKNKVAPPFRVAEVDIMYGKGISKEGELIDLGVEHEIVDKSGAWYSYNGERMGQGKENVKMFLKENPEIKKDINQKLREKLGIFDGDVEESESEDNVPDSLFDEE; encoded by the coding sequence TTGGATAACGATCGTCAAAAAGCTTTAGATACAGTAATAAAAAATATGGAAAAATCATTTGGTAAAGGTTCAGTTATGAAATTGGGCGATAATAAAGGGCGCAGAGTTTCAAGTGTTTCAAGTGGCTCAGTAACATTAGATAACGCACTAGGAGTAGGCGGATACCCTAAAGGTAGAATTGTTGAAATTTATGGACCAGAAAGTTCTGGTAAAACTACTGTTGCGCTACACGCCATTGCAGAAGTGCAAAGAAAAGGCGGTATTGCAGCATTTATCGATGCTGAACATGCGCTAGATCCAGTTTATGCAGAAGCTTTAGGCGTAGATATAGATAATTTATATTTATCTCAACCTGACCATGGTGAACAAGGTCTTGAAATCGCAGAAGCCTTCGTGCGAAGTGGCGCAGTGGATATCGTAGTAGTCGACTCTGTTGCAGCATTAACACCGAAAGCCGAAATTGAAGGTGAAATGGGAGATACACACGTTGGTTTACAAGCACGTCTAATGTCTCAAGCATTACGTAAATTATCAGGTGCGATTTCTAAATCAAATACAACAGCAGTATTTATTAACCAAATCAGAGAAAAAGTCGGCGTTATGTTCGGTAACCCTGAAACAACACCTGGTGGCCGTGCGCTTAAATTCTATAGTTCTGTAAGATTAGAAGTTCGCCGTGCAGAACAATTAAAACAAGGACAAGAAATTGTCGGTAACAGAACAAAAATTAAAGTAGTTAAAAACAAAGTTGCACCACCATTTAGAGTTGCCGAAGTAGATATTATGTATGGTAAAGGTATATCTAAAGAAGGCGAATTAATTGATTTAGGTGTTGAGCACGAAATCGTAGATAAATCAGGTGCTTGGTATTCTTACAATGGAGAACGTATGGGTCAAGGTAAGGAAAATGTTAAGATGTTCCTTAAAGAAAACCCTGAAATCAAAAAAGACATTAACCAAAAATTACGTGAAAAATTAGGTATATTTGATGGTGATGTTGAAGAATCAGAAAGTGAAGATAACGTTCCAGATTCATTATTTGATGAAGAATAA
- a CDS encoding CinA family nicotinamide mononucleotide deamidase-related protein — protein MKVSIIAVGSELLLGQIANTNGQYLSKLLNGIGHSVLEHAVVGDNPERLERVVTNALNNNDTVILTGGLGPTKDDLTKHTVANILGRSLVTDDQALTYIEDYFKQQDQVMTPNNKQQALVIEGSKVLENKVGMAPGMLVETDGKRIALLPGPPKEMQPMAKNELLPHLLDGEQVIFSELLRFAGIGESRVETELMDLIDDQSNPTIAPLAGTHEVNIRLTANGQTTRECHDLIAPIKQEILTRIGDYYYGSDDIKLEQAVMQKVGHSFAIYDGVTDGKLYSRLQDYNDANKLKGMLPHSDKFITKSNGINNQLAVGATIVKDLFETEMGIALLYDDSKVYLGILSEDKLHVQSFNIAQSRNLIKSRTPNYALIRLLNFIKH, from the coding sequence GTGAAAGTTTCAATTATAGCAGTTGGCTCAGAGTTATTATTAGGTCAAATTGCCAACACTAATGGACAATACCTATCAAAACTATTAAACGGTATCGGTCACAGTGTGTTAGAACATGCTGTGGTAGGTGACAATCCTGAACGACTAGAACGTGTAGTGACGAATGCTTTAAATAATAACGACACCGTAATTCTAACCGGGGGATTAGGACCTACTAAAGATGACTTAACTAAACATACAGTAGCTAACATACTTGGTCGTTCTTTAGTTACAGATGACCAAGCATTAACGTATATCGAGGATTATTTTAAACAACAAGATCAAGTTATGACGCCTAATAATAAACAACAAGCATTAGTTATTGAAGGTTCAAAAGTATTAGAAAATAAGGTCGGCATGGCACCAGGAATGTTAGTGGAAACTGATGGCAAACGTATCGCCTTACTGCCAGGTCCACCAAAAGAAATGCAACCAATGGCTAAAAATGAACTATTACCTCATTTGCTAGATGGAGAACAAGTTATCTTTTCAGAACTACTTAGATTTGCTGGTATTGGAGAATCTCGCGTAGAAACGGAGCTAATGGATTTAATCGACGATCAAAGTAATCCAACAATTGCGCCATTGGCTGGGACACATGAGGTTAATATACGTTTAACTGCTAATGGACAAACTACGCGTGAATGCCATGATTTAATTGCGCCTATTAAGCAAGAAATTTTAACACGAATCGGTGACTATTATTATGGTTCAGATGATATTAAACTTGAACAAGCCGTTATGCAAAAAGTAGGTCATTCGTTTGCAATATATGATGGTGTAACCGATGGCAAGCTATATAGTAGATTGCAAGATTACAATGATGCAAATAAATTGAAAGGCATGTTACCTCATTCTGATAAGTTTATAACAAAGAGCAATGGTATCAATAATCAGTTAGCAGTCGGCGCAACGATTGTGAAAGATTTATTTGAAACAGAAATGGGAATTGCATTATTATATGACGATAGTAAAGTTTATTTAGGAATATTGTCAGAAGATAAATTACACGTACAATCATTCAACATTGCACAATCTAGAAACCTAATTAAATCTAGAACACCAAATTATGCGCTTATAAGATTACTAAATTTTATTAAACACTGA
- the rny gene encoding ribonuclease Y has translation MNLLGLLLILLGIILGVVVGYFIARNLLQQKQIQARQTAEDIIDQANKEADNVKKEKLLEAKEENQILKEQVENELRERRGELQRQESRLLQKEENLERKSDLLDKKDEILEQKESKLEERQQQVDAKESSVQSLINKHEQELERISGLSQEEAANEQLQRVEEELSQDIAILVKEKEKEAKEKVDKNAKELLATTVQRLAAEHTSESTVSVVNLPNDEMKGRIIGREGRNIRTLETLTGIDLIIDDTPEAVILSGFDPIRREIARTALVNLVSDGRIHPGRIEDMVDKARKEVDDIIRDAGEQATFEINVHNMHPDLVKILGRLQYRTSYGQNVLKHSIEVAYLSGMLAAELGEDVSLAKRAGLLHDVGKAIDHEVEGSHVEIGVELAKKYNENETVINAIHSHHGDVEPTSIISILVAAADALSAARPGARKETLENYIRRLERLETLSESYDGVDKAFAIQAGREIRVIVSPDAIDDLKSHRLARDIKSQIEDELQYPGHIKVTVVRETRAVEYAK, from the coding sequence GTGAATTTATTAGGCCTCCTACTCATTTTGCTAGGAATTATTCTGGGCGTTGTTGTAGGGTATTTTATTGCCCGAAATTTGTTGCAACAAAAACAAATCCAAGCAAGACAAACTGCTGAAGATATCATCGATCAGGCGAATAAAGAAGCAGATAATGTAAAAAAAGAAAAACTACTTGAAGCAAAAGAAGAAAACCAAATCTTAAAAGAGCAAGTTGAAAATGAACTTCGTGAAAGACGAGGAGAACTTCAAAGGCAAGAATCTCGCCTACTTCAAAAAGAAGAAAATTTGGAACGTAAATCTGATTTGCTTGATAAAAAAGATGAAATTTTAGAGCAAAAAGAATCTAAACTTGAAGAAAGACAACAACAAGTAGATGCAAAAGAGAGTAGTGTTCAATCATTAATAAATAAACATGAACAAGAATTAGAACGCATCTCTGGTCTCAGTCAAGAAGAAGCAGCTAACGAGCAACTTCAAAGAGTTGAGGAAGAACTGTCACAAGATATTGCAATACTTGTTAAGGAAAAAGAGAAAGAAGCAAAAGAAAAAGTCGATAAAAATGCAAAAGAGTTATTAGCAACTACTGTACAAAGATTGGCGGCGGAACATACGTCAGAATCAACAGTATCAGTTGTTAATTTACCTAACGATGAAATGAAAGGTCGAATTATTGGTAGAGAGGGTAGAAATATTAGAACTCTTGAAACGCTTACTGGTATCGACTTAATCATAGACGATACGCCTGAAGCGGTAATTCTATCAGGATTTGACCCAATCAGACGTGAAATTGCTAGAACAGCATTAGTAAATCTTGTTTCAGATGGAAGAATCCATCCTGGACGGATTGAAGATATGGTAGATAAAGCTCGAAAAGAAGTAGACGATATTATAAGAGATGCAGGGGAACAAGCTACATTTGAAATAAATGTGCATAATATGCATCCAGATTTAGTAAAAATACTAGGTCGTTTACAATATCGTACAAGCTATGGCCAAAATGTGCTTAAACATTCTATTGAAGTGGCATATTTAAGTGGCATGCTTGCTGCTGAATTAGGTGAGGATGTATCATTAGCTAAACGTGCGGGACTACTTCACGATGTTGGTAAAGCAATTGATCATGAAGTTGAAGGCAGCCATGTTGAAATTGGTGTGGAATTAGCGAAAAAATACAATGAAAATGAAACAGTAATTAACGCTATTCATTCACACCATGGTGATGTAGAACCTACATCTATAATATCTATTTTAGTAGCAGCTGCAGACGCATTATCAGCAGCTAGACCTGGCGCTCGTAAAGAAACTTTAGAAAACTATATCAGAAGACTAGAGCGTTTAGAAACTTTATCAGAAAGTTACGATGGTGTAGATAAAGCATTTGCAATACAAGCTGGTAGAGAAATTCGAGTAATTGTATCACCGGATGCTATAGACGACTTAAAATCACATCGCTTAGCAAGGGACATAAAAAGTCAAATTGAAGATGAACTTCAATACCCTGGCCATATTAAAGTGACTGTTGTTCGTGAGACTAGGGCAGTTGAATATGCAAAATAA
- a CDS encoding RicAFT regulatory complex protein RicA family protein encodes MYSKEDILAEADDIVAKIQSLDTVRDYHDVEQQIHNNVNIEARMKELKRNQKQSVNLQNYGKTEALKQSEGKISGIEQDINALPIVEEFRALQYEANDLLQMMISTMADQLNRLHENDDNK; translated from the coding sequence GTGTATAGTAAAGAAGATATTTTAGCTGAAGCAGATGACATTGTAGCAAAAATTCAATCACTTGATACGGTACGTGATTATCATGATGTAGAACAACAAATTCATAACAATGTTAATATTGAAGCACGTATGAAAGAGTTAAAACGTAATCAAAAACAATCGGTTAATCTGCAAAATTACGGCAAAACTGAAGCTTTGAAACAATCAGAAGGTAAAATAAGTGGGATTGAGCAAGATATCAATGCACTGCCCATCGTTGAAGAATTTAGAGCATTACAATATGAAGCCAATGATTTATTGCAAATGATGATTAGTACAATGGCTGATCAATTGAATCGATTGCATGAAAATGACGACAATAAATAA
- a CDS encoding 2-oxoacid:acceptor oxidoreductase subunit alpha, which translates to MKSQVSWKVGGQQGEGIESTGEIFATAMNRKGYYLYGYRHFSSRIKGGHTNNKIRVSTTPVHAISDDLDILIAFDQETIEVNHHEMREDSVILADSKAKPEKPEDCKAQLIDLPFTATAKDLGTALMKNMVAVGATCSLMNLDTATFETLITNMFEKKGDKVVEMNIQALNEGYRLMQEQLETVTGDFELDNTNENPHLYMIGNDAIGLGALSAGSRFMAAYPITPASEIMEYMIENLPKVGGTVVQTEDEIAAANMAIGSNYAGVRSFTASAGPGLSLMMEAIGLSGMTETPFVVINTQRGGPSTGLPTKQEQSDLMQMIYGTHGDIPKIVVAPTDAEDAFYLTMEAFNLAETYQCPVIVLSDLQLSLGKQTVKQLDYNKIEINRGELLQSDIERDEDDKAYFKRYALTESGVSPRPIPGLKGGIHHVTGVEHNEEGKTSEAADNRQQQMEKRMRKTQHLLINEPVEIDEAHSEADILYIGFISTKGAIQEGKERLEKQDIKVNHIQIRQLHPFPNKIIQEAVDKASKVVVAEHNYQGQLANIIKMNVNLGDKLVNQTKYDGTPFLPHEIEEKGLAIAKEIKELV; encoded by the coding sequence ATGAAATCACAAGTATCATGGAAAGTGGGCGGCCAACAAGGTGAAGGCATTGAATCAACTGGAGAAATCTTTGCTACGGCGATGAACCGCAAAGGCTACTATCTATATGGCTATAGACATTTTTCTAGTCGTATAAAAGGTGGACATACAAACAATAAAATTAGAGTATCAACAACGCCTGTCCATGCGATAAGCGATGATTTAGATATTTTGATAGCTTTTGACCAAGAAACTATCGAAGTGAACCATCACGAAATGCGAGAAGATAGCGTTATTCTTGCAGACAGTAAGGCGAAACCTGAAAAGCCTGAAGATTGCAAAGCACAATTAATAGATTTACCTTTTACTGCAACTGCCAAAGACTTGGGCACTGCATTAATGAAAAATATGGTAGCAGTGGGTGCTACTTGTTCACTTATGAATTTAGATACTGCAACTTTTGAAACTTTAATCACGAATATGTTTGAAAAGAAAGGCGATAAAGTTGTAGAAATGAATATACAAGCATTAAATGAAGGTTATCGTTTGATGCAAGAACAATTAGAAACAGTTACTGGTGACTTCGAATTAGACAATACTAACGAAAATCCACATTTATATATGATTGGAAATGATGCGATTGGTTTAGGCGCATTATCTGCAGGTTCAAGATTTATGGCTGCATATCCTATTACTCCAGCATCAGAAATAATGGAGTATATGATAGAGAACTTGCCTAAAGTTGGAGGTACAGTTGTGCAAACTGAGGATGAAATTGCTGCTGCTAATATGGCAATTGGTTCTAACTATGCTGGTGTACGTTCATTTACAGCAAGTGCTGGGCCAGGTTTGTCCTTAATGATGGAAGCAATTGGTCTGTCTGGTATGACTGAAACACCATTCGTCGTAATTAATACGCAACGTGGTGGTCCATCTACAGGTTTACCTACTAAACAAGAGCAATCAGATTTAATGCAAATGATTTACGGGACACACGGAGATATTCCTAAAATTGTAGTAGCACCGACAGATGCAGAAGATGCTTTTTATTTAACGATGGAAGCATTTAACTTAGCTGAAACTTATCAATGTCCAGTAATCGTACTAAGTGATTTACAATTATCATTAGGTAAACAAACGGTGAAACAATTAGATTACAATAAGATAGAAATTAATCGTGGTGAATTACTACAAAGTGACATTGAGAGAGATGAAGATGATAAAGCTTACTTCAAACGCTATGCTTTAACAGAAAGCGGTGTATCTCCTAGACCAATACCAGGATTAAAAGGTGGTATACATCACGTTACAGGTGTTGAACATAACGAAGAAGGTAAAACGAGTGAAGCGGCAGACAATCGACAACAACAAATGGAAAAACGTATGCGTAAAACACAACACTTATTGATTAATGAGCCAGTTGAAATAGACGAAGCACATTCTGAAGCGGATATTTTATATATAGGCTTTATTTCAACTAAAGGTGCTATTCAGGAAGGAAAGGAACGTCTGGAAAAACAAGACATCAAAGTTAATCACATACAGATCAGACAATTACATCCATTCCCGAATAAAATTATTCAAGAAGCAGTTGATAAAGCATCAAAAGTAGTTGTCGCTGAGCACAACTATCAAGGTCAACTTGCAAATATAATAAAAATGAATGTAAATTTAGGCGATAAATTAGTAAATCAAACGAAATATGACGGTACGCCGTTCTTGCCTCATGAAATTGAAGAAAAAGGTTTAGCAATAGCTAAAGAAATTAAGGAGCTGGTTTAA